The following DNA comes from Chlamydiota bacterium.
TGCTTTATTTAAATTTGAGCCTAAAAATGAAGTAAAATTAAGTTTTTCTTACCACCTTAAGCTTAAGAATTGGACCCAAAATTTTTATTATTCTTCCAAGGATTTTGGCATGGAAAATCATCCAAAACTTTGGCAAACGTTGATGTTAAAAACATCATAGATTAAAATGAGAGGCAGTATGTTTAAATTTACAATGACACATGAATGGGTCCGCGTTGAGGGTGACATTGCCACTGTAGGTGTGTCTGATTGGGCGCAAGGCCAGATTGGCGATGTGGCCTTTATCGATCTTCCCAAGTTGCAAACCAAGTTAAAAGCGGGGGCTCTATGTTGTATTTTAGAATCGACAAAGGCTGCTGCAGACATCTACTCTCCTTTGAGTGGAGAAGTGATCTGTGTGAATGAAGAGCTAGCAAAACATCC
Coding sequences within:
- the gcvH gene encoding Glycine cleavage system H protein, whose protein sequence is MFKFTMTHEWVRVEGDIATVGVSDWAQGQIGDVAFIDLPKLQTKLKAGALCCILESTKAAADIYSPLSGEVICVNEELAKHPKLINSDAETKGWIFQIKIHNSKELDKLLDPAVYTSFLNINI